One Lentibacillus cibarius DNA window includes the following coding sequences:
- a CDS encoding sensor histidine kinase: MVKRILSLLPKGFLWRLSALNIVMIASVILLSGLATYYTACSLVGAISDFNSQQQSLFNQTLFNYLLIFAIMTFILGSLLHFYSTKKLIKPIRNLIEATMQLKKGKYPEPTAETAHGEVGELVTHFNGLIRQLEANEETRRKMISDLSHELRTPLTNLNGYLQALRDGDMQGSQALYEALHKETKHLMDLTEQMEMLKEWGDMSSRIYTEYNNVDVAELIKQCTAVFQWKLEREHLDIYVHAESCEMSVHAKGIRQVINNLIENAIHYHKGENENTIRLEGKVEYGYYHLSVSGPSERIPAEDQERIFERFYRSNDARNRQYGGSGLGLAIAKEIIEQHNGRIGLTTNERYNTFWFTLPISSIEGAN, translated from the coding sequence GTGGTTAAACGAATTTTGTCACTGCTGCCAAAAGGATTTCTGTGGAGGCTATCCGCACTGAATATCGTAATGATCGCTTCAGTTATTCTGCTAAGCGGCCTGGCTACCTATTATACTGCTTGTTCTCTTGTAGGTGCGATTAGCGATTTCAATAGTCAGCAGCAAAGCCTATTTAATCAAACATTGTTTAATTACTTGCTCATATTTGCCATTATGACGTTTATATTAGGCAGTCTGCTTCACTTTTACTCAACAAAAAAGTTAATCAAACCGATCAGAAACTTAATTGAAGCTACTATGCAATTAAAAAAGGGCAAATATCCGGAACCCACAGCGGAAACAGCACATGGAGAAGTTGGCGAATTGGTAACGCACTTTAATGGACTCATTCGTCAGCTGGAAGCCAACGAGGAAACTCGCCGGAAAATGATTTCCGATCTATCGCATGAATTGCGCACCCCGCTAACCAACTTGAACGGGTATCTGCAAGCATTGCGAGACGGGGATATGCAAGGAAGTCAAGCCTTGTATGAAGCGCTCCACAAAGAAACCAAGCATTTAATGGATTTGACAGAACAGATGGAAATGCTAAAAGAGTGGGGGGATATGTCCTCCCGTATTTACACCGAGTATAATAATGTCGATGTCGCAGAGCTCATAAAACAATGCACCGCTGTTTTTCAGTGGAAGCTGGAGCGAGAACACCTGGACATCTATGTTCATGCGGAATCTTGTGAGATGTCCGTTCACGCCAAAGGAATTCGGCAAGTTATCAATAATTTAATCGAAAATGCTATCCATTATCACAAGGGCGAAAACGAAAACACCATCCGTTTGGAGGGTAAAGTAGAATACGGCTATTATCACCTATCCGTAAGCGGTCCGAGTGAACGAATACCTGCAGAGGATCAGGAGCGGATATTCGAACGCTTTTATCGGAGCAATGACGCACGAAACCGACAATACGGAGGTAGCGGCCTTGGACTGGCTATAGCTAAAGAAATCATCGAGCAGCATAACGGTCGGATTGGTTTAACAACGAATGAGAGGTACAACACGTTCTGGTTCACACTTCCCATTTCCAGCATTGAAGGAGCAAACTGA
- a CDS encoding response regulator transcription factor, translating into MKQTILVVEDDQMIRGLIRMHLEKHDYDVVEASDGEEAQHAYIQYGPCLIILDLMLPNMSGEAFCEWVQSRQQNETSIIMLSAKSRVDDKIAGLKMGADDYLTKPFEPDELIAHVEAVLRRTGQHCQKIVHNGLCIKPRKGEVLLYNQAIQLTKHEFNLLYFLMQHPDIVHNREQLIDQLYPHAEDTVLDRTIDAHIKKLREKIETNPSTPERILTVRGMGYKFASG; encoded by the coding sequence ATGAAACAGACCATTTTAGTGGTGGAAGACGATCAGATGATACGCGGATTGATACGGATGCATTTGGAAAAACATGATTATGACGTTGTGGAGGCATCAGACGGCGAAGAGGCACAACACGCGTACATCCAGTACGGTCCCTGTTTAATTATTCTTGATCTGATGCTTCCGAACATGAGCGGGGAGGCTTTTTGTGAATGGGTGCAATCCCGCCAACAGAATGAAACGTCGATTATCATGCTATCAGCAAAATCACGAGTCGATGACAAAATTGCCGGACTAAAAATGGGGGCTGACGATTATCTTACTAAGCCTTTTGAACCTGATGAACTTATAGCCCATGTCGAAGCAGTCCTGCGCCGGACAGGCCAGCACTGCCAAAAGATTGTGCATAACGGGTTATGTATCAAACCGCGAAAAGGAGAAGTCTTACTATATAATCAGGCAATCCAGTTGACAAAACATGAATTTAACCTTCTCTACTTTCTCATGCAGCACCCGGATATCGTGCATAATCGTGAACAACTGATTGACCAACTGTATCCGCACGCCGAAGATACAGTGCTTGATCGGACAATCGACGCGCATATTAAAAAGCTCCGGGAAAAAATAGAAACAAATCCGTCAACACCAGAACGCATCCTAACTGTCCGAGGAATGGGGTATAAATTTGCAAGTGGTTAA
- a CDS encoding peroxiredoxin family protein — MKKTAIIVVLTGMFVWAVYDLVISSDDSSTADDSSFTSVEEGTQTNDTTEEEGDAPEDSGNSDTVGLQNGNIAPDFELKTLEGEQVLLSDYRGQRVVLNFWASWCPPCQAEVPDLQKFYENKDVEILAVNLTKTETRRSDVTDFVDEYGMTFPILMDETSDVAKNYQIQPIPTSYFINSKGRIQYKRIGAMNYETMVQEFEKMK; from the coding sequence ATGAAAAAAACAGCGATTATTGTTGTACTAACAGGCATGTTTGTGTGGGCAGTCTATGATTTAGTAATCAGTAGTGATGATTCAAGCACAGCAGATGACAGTAGTTTCACCAGTGTTGAGGAAGGTACTCAGACAAATGATACTACCGAAGAAGAGGGCGATGCACCGGAGGACAGTGGCAACTCGGATACCGTCGGCCTTCAGAATGGAAACATTGCACCCGACTTTGAATTAAAAACACTCGAAGGAGAACAGGTTTTACTATCTGATTATCGCGGACAACGCGTTGTGCTGAATTTCTGGGCATCATGGTGCCCCCCATGCCAAGCGGAAGTGCCGGATTTACAGAAGTTTTATGAGAATAAAGACGTAGAAATCCTAGCGGTGAATCTTACTAAAACTGAAACCCGACGAAGCGATGTAACAGATTTTGTTGATGAGTACGGTATGACTTTTCCAATATTAATGGATGAAACAAGTGATGTAGCCAAAAATTATCAAATACAGCCCATACCAACATCGTACTTTATAAATTCCAAAGGTAGAATTCAATACAAGCGAATCGGTGCAATGAATTACGAAACGATGGTGCAGGAGTTTGAAAAGATGAAGTAA
- a CDS encoding cytochrome c biogenesis CcdA family protein — protein sequence MAGASDVTIWLALGAGMLSFLSPCTLPIFPAYLSYITGMSVKELENNRDIKIRSKLLIHSVFFLIGVSLVFIGLGVGVSFLGQWIQGLLTGDSGLFLQRLAGIFIILMGLFVAGWLNITSFMKEKRFRFTKKPVGYVGTIFVGIGFAAGWTPCIGPIFASILVIAASNPGQGTLYTIMYVIGFAVPFLVLTFFLGSTRWIVRQSEKIMKIGGSIMIFMGVLLFTGQMTRISNLLLKLVQDTWLSNLG from the coding sequence ATGGCTGGAGCTTCAGATGTAACAATTTGGCTTGCATTGGGTGCAGGAATGTTGTCATTTTTGTCCCCTTGTACACTGCCAATTTTTCCGGCGTATCTATCTTACATAACCGGCATGAGTGTGAAAGAATTGGAAAACAACAGAGATATAAAAATTCGCAGTAAATTACTGATTCACTCCGTATTTTTCCTTATTGGCGTATCCCTTGTATTTATAGGGCTTGGTGTCGGTGTATCATTTCTTGGCCAATGGATTCAAGGACTTTTGACCGGGGATTCCGGCTTATTCCTGCAGCGTTTGGCGGGTATCTTTATTATTTTGATGGGCCTCTTTGTAGCTGGTTGGCTTAATATTACATCGTTTATGAAAGAAAAACGTTTCCGATTTACAAAAAAACCTGTCGGCTACGTGGGAACCATTTTCGTCGGTATCGGATTCGCGGCTGGCTGGACACCGTGTATTGGCCCAATTTTTGCCTCTATACTGGTTATTGCAGCCAGTAACCCAGGGCAAGGAACCTTATACACCATCATGTATGTCATTGGCTTTGCCGTGCCATTTCTCGTACTGACATTTTTCCTTGGCTCGACCCGCTGGATTGTCAGACAAAGCGAAAAGATTATGAAGATTGGCGGATCCATTATGATCTTTATGGGCGTCCTGCTTTTCACAGGACAGATGACACGCATTTCCAACCTGCTGCTCAAGTTGGTTCAGGATACATGGCTATCAAACTTAGGTTAA
- a CDS encoding betaine/proline/choline family ABC transporter ATP-binding protein (Members of the family are the ATP-binding subunit of ABC transporters for substrates such as betaine, L-proline or other amino acids, choline, carnitine, etc. The substrate specificity is best determined from the substrate-binding subunit, rather than this subunit, as it interacts with the permease subunit and not with substrate directly.) — MLAFENVSKQYADGTSAVKNLNLNIDKGEFVCFIGPSGCGKTTTMKMVNRLIDITGGSICVDGKDIKEQNAVELRRSIGYVIQQIGLMPHMTIKDNIVLVGTLLKWSKEKKDERARELLKLVDMPEEYLDKYPHELSGGQQQRIGVLRALAVNPPLILMDEPFGALDPITRDSLQEEFKKLQKELNKTIVFVTHDMDEALKLGDRIVIMKDGEVVQADTPDEILRNPANEFVEEFLGKDRLIQGRPDVTTVGQIMDGYPVTVNNGTTLKSAIATMRDKHVDSLLVVDADNMLQGFLDVEAINLNYKKANSVEEVMETDIFYVSEDSLLRDTVHKILRRGVKYVPVVDENRNLEGIVTRATLANIVYDTIWGDGTELDEIAATAQ; from the coding sequence TTGCTAGCGTTTGAGAATGTATCTAAACAGTATGCTGACGGAACATCGGCCGTCAAAAATCTTAATTTAAATATAGATAAAGGTGAGTTTGTTTGTTTTATCGGCCCGAGTGGTTGTGGTAAAACAACGACAATGAAAATGGTTAACCGGCTGATTGATATTACCGGAGGCAGCATTTGCGTAGATGGAAAAGATATAAAAGAGCAAAATGCGGTTGAACTGCGCCGATCCATCGGCTATGTGATCCAGCAGATTGGCCTGATGCCGCACATGACCATTAAGGATAATATTGTTCTTGTCGGTACGCTTCTGAAATGGTCTAAAGAAAAGAAAGATGAACGTGCACGCGAACTATTAAAGCTTGTGGATATGCCTGAAGAATATTTGGACAAATATCCGCATGAATTGAGTGGTGGACAGCAGCAGCGTATTGGTGTACTGCGTGCCCTTGCCGTCAACCCACCGTTGATTCTAATGGATGAACCTTTCGGCGCGCTTGACCCGATTACACGGGATTCATTGCAGGAGGAATTTAAGAAATTGCAAAAGGAATTGAATAAGACAATCGTTTTCGTTACGCATGACATGGATGAGGCTTTGAAACTTGGTGATCGAATCGTAATTATGAAAGACGGAGAGGTTGTTCAGGCGGATACCCCGGATGAGATTCTCCGTAACCCTGCGAACGAATTCGTGGAAGAATTTCTTGGTAAAGACCGGCTGATTCAAGGACGTCCAGATGTTACGACGGTCGGACAGATTATGGATGGATATCCGGTTACAGTAAACAACGGTACAACACTGAAATCTGCCATTGCCACCATGCGTGATAAGCATGTTGATTCGCTGCTTGTTGTGGACGCAGACAATATGCTACAAGGATTTCTGGACGTTGAGGCCATTAATCTTAATTACAAAAAAGCAAATAGTGTTGAAGAGGTAATGGAAACAGATATTTTTTATGTATCCGAGGATAGCCTGCTGCGTGACACGGTTCACAAAATTCTGCGGCGCGGTGTGAAATATGTTCCAGTTGTTGATGAAAACCGGAACTTGGAAGGGATTGTCACCCGTGCAACACTTGCGAATATTGTGTATGACACGATTTGGGGCGATGGAACGGAACTGGATGAAATAGCGGCCACAGCACAATAG
- a CDS encoding ABC transporter permease, with protein sequence MMEFFAEHGNELVNKTWEHFYISLAAMLLGVLVAVPMGIILSRVPKFADRFISFIGILQTIPSLAILAFFIPIVGIGKIPAIIALFIYSLLPILRNTYIGIRDVDKGVVEAGKGMGMSNWQAIVKMELPLSIPVIMAGIRLSTVYLIGWAALAAFIGGGGLGDFIFDGLNLYKPSLILAGTIPATILAVIADRSLAVLENSLTPNALSESQEAA encoded by the coding sequence ATGATGGAATTTTTTGCAGAACATGGTAATGAACTGGTTAATAAAACGTGGGAACACTTCTATATTTCATTAGCAGCTATGTTGCTTGGTGTACTTGTCGCGGTACCAATGGGCATTATCCTTTCAAGGGTTCCCAAATTCGCTGATCGATTCATTTCGTTCATTGGTATCCTGCAGACCATTCCGAGCCTTGCTATTTTGGCGTTTTTTATACCGATTGTAGGCATTGGAAAAATACCGGCAATTATCGCTTTATTCATTTATTCGCTACTTCCGATATTGCGAAACACTTATATCGGTATACGTGATGTCGATAAAGGGGTAGTTGAGGCAGGTAAAGGTATGGGAATGAGTAACTGGCAAGCGATTGTGAAAATGGAACTGCCGCTGTCCATTCCGGTTATTATGGCCGGAATTCGGCTGTCAACTGTTTATTTGATTGGTTGGGCAGCACTTGCAGCATTTATCGGTGGTGGCGGTCTCGGTGATTTTATTTTTGATGGGCTGAATCTGTACAAGCCATCATTAATCCTCGCAGGCACGATTCCAGCGACTATTTTGGCTGTGATTGCGGACCGCTCGCTTGCGGTACTGGAAAATAGCCTTACACCTAATGCGTTAAGTGAATCGCAGGAGGCAGCATAA
- a CDS encoding osmoprotectant ABC transporter substrate-binding protein, with the protein MEVNTVKSALFKGSILLLLILTLTGCTLPGLSGTSKDTIKIGSLTQSESELMAEMLSIMIERETDANTSLVTKLGSSIVQHQGMKRGDIDISSTRYTGTDISGALGMDPIKDPEKALEVVTREFDDRFNQTWAETYGFANSYSIAVTQEFAKENNIETISDLKPYADDLRFGVNNAWVNREGDGYDGFKKTYFDFGDVFPMNLGLVYQAAASGNMDAVLAYSTDGRIKEFNLKVLEDDKQFFPPYDASPVINNETLEKYPEISEITKRLSGQISTEEMQELNYKMDVERKNPKKIAEQFLKKNNYFENTGKGGD; encoded by the coding sequence ATGGAGGTGAATACGGTGAAGAGCGCATTATTTAAGGGCAGCATTCTATTGCTTCTTATTTTAACACTAACTGGATGTACATTGCCGGGTCTTTCCGGAACATCAAAGGATACCATTAAAATCGGATCATTAACACAGTCAGAATCCGAACTTATGGCGGAAATGCTGTCCATTATGATTGAACGGGAAACCGATGCTAATACCAGCCTTGTTACAAAACTAGGTTCATCCATTGTGCAGCACCAGGGTATGAAACGTGGCGATATTGATATATCAAGCACACGTTATACCGGGACAGATATATCAGGTGCGCTTGGAATGGATCCGATTAAGGACCCGGAAAAGGCATTAGAAGTCGTTACGCGTGAGTTCGACGACCGTTTCAATCAGACATGGGCGGAAACTTACGGGTTTGCGAACAGTTATTCCATTGCTGTAACGCAGGAATTCGCTAAAGAAAATAATATTGAAACGATTTCTGATCTTAAACCGTACGCCGACGACCTGCGTTTTGGTGTTAATAACGCCTGGGTTAACCGGGAAGGTGATGGCTATGACGGGTTTAAAAAGACTTACTTTGACTTCGGCGACGTTTTCCCGATGAATCTTGGTCTGGTATACCAGGCAGCTGCCAGCGGAAATATGGATGCTGTTCTGGCGTATTCAACCGATGGCCGGATAAAGGAATTTAACTTGAAAGTGCTTGAAGACGATAAGCAGTTTTTCCCGCCATATGATGCGTCACCGGTTATTAACAATGAAACTCTGGAAAAGTATCCTGAAATAAGTGAGATTACGAAGCGGCTGAGCGGGCAGATTTCAACGGAAGAAATGCAGGAATTGAATTATAAAATGGATGTGGAACGAAAGAACCCAAAGAAAATTGCAGAACAATTCCTGAAAAAGAATAATTACTTCGAGAATACCGGGAAAGGAGGGGATTGA
- a CDS encoding ABC transporter permease, with translation MDTLQELMHYVGDNGEYIWTQFYRHFLMAAYGVLFAAIISVPLGILIAKYGKLSSWVLTFGSIIQTIPALGAMAVIMLVMGLGTNTAIVTLMLYSILPITQNTYVGMKSVDKTVVEAGHASGMTKFQLLRMVELPLAVSVIMAGVRTALVIGIGIVAIGAFIGAGGLGAIIVTGTNATDGTPIILAGAIPTALMAIIADLLLGWSERLLQPGKS, from the coding sequence ATGGACACACTACAAGAATTGATGCATTACGTCGGTGATAACGGCGAATATATATGGACACAATTTTACAGGCATTTTCTGATGGCAGCATACGGGGTTCTGTTTGCAGCCATTATTTCGGTCCCCTTAGGTATTCTGATTGCTAAATACGGTAAATTAAGCAGTTGGGTGCTAACATTTGGAAGTATTATCCAAACCATCCCGGCGCTCGGTGCTATGGCAGTCATCATGCTCGTCATGGGGCTTGGAACCAATACAGCGATTGTGACGCTCATGTTATATTCCATCCTACCGATTACGCAAAATACGTATGTTGGTATGAAAAGCGTTGATAAAACAGTCGTTGAAGCAGGTCATGCTTCTGGAATGACTAAATTTCAATTGTTACGGATGGTTGAATTGCCACTTGCTGTCAGTGTGATTATGGCCGGCGTTCGAACAGCATTGGTCATCGGTATTGGAATTGTTGCGATCGGTGCCTTTATTGGTGCTGGAGGACTTGGCGCCATTATCGTGACAGGTACAAATGCGACAGATGGAACACCAATTATATTGGCAGGAGCTATTCCTACAGCATTAATGGCCATTATCGCTGACTTACTTCTGGGATGGTCCGAACGCTTATTGCAGCCAGGTAAGAGTTAA
- a CDS encoding GbsR/MarR family transcriptional regulator codes for MDNKLEKIEDVRTQFIEKITDNMNAFGASTSVGRVLGIIYMNREPMTLDDLSAETGMSKTRMSQVVREMIDMNIAERVFKKGVRKDLYTVEEDYYQTFISLFTSTWQKAISRSRHFEQRLNNKLDELQQQQDLTEEDEQAINELLAELHEWTEYYDWIRRVTDFFESGEIFKHVPKKRTGGNVNE; via the coding sequence ATGGACAATAAATTGGAAAAAATTGAAGATGTCCGAACGCAATTTATTGAGAAAATAACAGATAATATGAATGCCTTTGGTGCATCAACGAGTGTCGGACGGGTACTGGGAATTATTTATATGAATCGGGAGCCGATGACACTGGATGATTTGTCAGCTGAAACCGGAATGAGCAAAACAAGGATGAGTCAGGTCGTCCGAGAAATGATTGATATGAATATTGCTGAACGTGTTTTTAAGAAGGGTGTCCGGAAAGATTTATACACGGTGGAAGAAGATTATTATCAGACGTTTATCTCTCTATTTACGTCCACTTGGCAAAAAGCGATCAGTCGGAGCCGACACTTTGAGCAGCGCCTAAATAACAAGCTTGATGAATTGCAACAACAACAGGATCTGACAGAAGAGGATGAACAAGCGATTAATGAATTGTTGGCAGAACTTCACGAATGGACGGAATACTATGATTGGATACGTCGCGTAACAGACTTTTTTGAGAGCGGCGAAATATTTAAACATGTACCAAAAAAACGGACAGGAGGAAATGTAAATGAGTAA
- a CDS encoding 3-keto-5-aminohexanoate cleavage protein: MSKKVILSAALTGAGDTTAKNPDVPVTPKEIADSAIKAAKAGATIAHLHVRDPETGQMSHDVNLFRETVERIRESETDVIINITSGGGGDWVPSDADPTRGGEGTDMQTPEERHEPVGELLPEMCTLDCGSTNFGNMLYVSPTDWLRKQAKLVQESGVKPELECFDTGHVRFANQLIKEGLIEGDPLYQFCLGIPWGAAADAETLAYLKSRIPENGRWAAFGIGRMQMPIVAESILQGGNIRVGLEDNLYLKKGQLATNEQLVDKAAGIVETLGSDIMTPAEARKELNLRNPYGKED; this comes from the coding sequence ATGAGTAAAAAAGTAATTCTTTCAGCAGCGTTGACAGGAGCAGGAGATACGACAGCCAAAAACCCGGATGTTCCTGTGACGCCAAAAGAGATAGCAGATTCAGCAATTAAAGCAGCCAAAGCTGGGGCTACAATCGCTCATCTTCATGTGCGTGACCCTGAAACAGGTCAAATGAGTCATGATGTGAACCTGTTCCGTGAGACGGTAGAACGTATCCGTGAATCGGAAACAGATGTGATTATTAATATCACTTCAGGCGGTGGCGGTGACTGGGTTCCAAGCGATGCCGATCCGACCAGAGGCGGTGAAGGAACGGACATGCAGACACCGGAGGAGCGCCATGAACCAGTTGGTGAACTTCTCCCGGAAATGTGTACCCTTGACTGCGGCAGCACCAATTTCGGTAATATGCTTTATGTTAGCCCAACAGACTGGCTGCGGAAACAGGCAAAGCTCGTTCAGGAAAGTGGTGTAAAGCCTGAACTGGAATGCTTTGATACAGGTCATGTACGCTTTGCCAACCAGCTTATAAAGGAAGGGTTAATTGAAGGTGATCCTTTATACCAATTCTGTCTTGGTATTCCTTGGGGTGCTGCGGCTGATGCAGAGACATTGGCATACTTAAAAAGCCGTATTCCCGAAAACGGCAGATGGGCAGCGTTTGGAATCGGTCGTATGCAAATGCCGATTGTAGCGGAATCCATCCTGCAAGGCGGTAATATTCGTGTCGGCCTAGAGGACAACCTGTACTTGAAAAAAGGACAGTTGGCAACAAACGAACAACTTGTAGACAAGGCTGCCGGTATTGTTGAAACCCTTGGATCAGATATCATGACACCTGCTGAAGCTCGAAAAGAATTAAATTTACGCAACCCATATGGAAAGGAAGACTAA
- a CDS encoding 3-hydroxyacyl-CoA dehydrogenase NAD-binding domain-containing protein: MTSTSSIKQVTVVGTGVIGNGWITRFLANGFRVVASDPAPEVEARTRDAVSRAWSSMEKMGLAEGASQDNLFFEPDLEKALAEADFVQENVPEREELKRSVIASIDQFAPKEAVIASSTSGILPSTLQADCAHHPERVIVAHPFNPVYLMPLVELVGGEKTDDAFVEKARQFYESMNMKPLVVRQEIEGHIADRLMEAIWRESLHIVNDGAASTEEIDASIIYGPGLRWALMGPFMTLHMGGGKQGMRHLLEQFGPALKLPWTKLEAPELTDELSEKVITGCEEQTGDVEMEKLEERRDAFLIELQQLLEKYWPGANLSGNV; this comes from the coding sequence ATGACATCAACATCATCGATTAAACAAGTAACCGTTGTCGGGACAGGGGTCATCGGCAATGGCTGGATTACACGATTTTTGGCCAATGGCTTTCGCGTTGTTGCATCAGACCCCGCTCCGGAAGTGGAGGCTCGTACACGTGATGCAGTAAGTCGTGCGTGGTCATCTATGGAAAAAATGGGATTGGCAGAAGGTGCCTCACAAGATAACCTCTTTTTCGAGCCGGATCTAGAAAAGGCACTGGCTGAAGCCGACTTTGTTCAGGAAAATGTTCCCGAACGCGAGGAATTAAAACGAAGCGTTATTGCGTCGATTGATCAATTTGCACCGAAAGAAGCCGTCATCGCATCTAGCACATCCGGTATTTTGCCTAGTACCTTGCAGGCTGATTGTGCACACCATCCCGAACGCGTGATTGTTGCACACCCGTTCAACCCGGTTTACCTTATGCCGCTTGTTGAGCTTGTTGGTGGTGAGAAAACGGATGATGCGTTTGTTGAAAAAGCTAGACAATTTTACGAGTCCATGAACATGAAACCACTCGTCGTTCGTCAGGAAATAGAAGGCCATATTGCCGACCGGCTGATGGAAGCAATTTGGCGCGAATCACTGCACATCGTTAATGACGGTGCAGCATCAACAGAGGAAATCGATGCGTCCATCATTTATGGTCCGGGTCTGCGCTGGGCATTGATGGGGCCATTCATGACCTTGCATATGGGTGGCGGAAAACAAGGAATGCGCCATCTTCTTGAACAATTTGGTCCGGCTTTGAAGCTGCCATGGACCAAACTGGAAGCGCCTGAATTAACGGATGAATTGTCAGAGAAAGTAATAACTGGCTGTGAAGAACAGACTGGTGATGTAGAGATGGAAAAACTGGAAGAACGCCGCGATGCATTCTTAATTGAGTTGCAGCAACTATTGGAAAAATACTGGCCAGGTGCCAACTTATCAGGAAATGTATAA
- a CDS encoding thioesterase family protein encodes MNRSVLIKHNVPEEWIDYNGHMNDAEYVRAFSWGVDRFMKLIGITDEFREQQMYTIYTMETHVCYLDEMKLDEPFEVHMQMIDYDAKRVHIFFELFGEDGKRAATSEQMLMGIDQESGRPAPFPEEVYENVKELAQHHTPEENPKEVGRVIGIRRKK; translated from the coding sequence GTGAATAGGAGCGTGCTTATTAAGCATAACGTACCCGAGGAATGGATTGATTATAACGGTCACATGAATGACGCTGAATATGTGCGTGCCTTCAGCTGGGGCGTCGACCGCTTCATGAAGCTAATCGGTATTACGGATGAGTTCCGCGAGCAGCAAATGTATACCATTTATACAATGGAAACACATGTCTGCTATTTGGATGAAATGAAACTGGACGAACCGTTTGAAGTCCATATGCAGATGATCGATTATGATGCGAAGCGCGTGCACATATTCTTTGAGCTATTTGGCGAAGACGGTAAACGAGCTGCAACGAGCGAGCAAATGCTCATGGGAATTGATCAGGAAAGCGGTCGACCGGCACCATTCCCAGAAGAAGTTTATGAAAATGTAAAAGAACTTGCCCAGCACCATACCCCGGAAGAAAATCCGAAAGAAGTCGGACGTGTAATTGGCATCAGACGAAAAAAATAG
- a CDS encoding D-alanyl-D-alanine carboxypeptidase family protein, with protein MKKLFILIISILVSSLPMVTAQAAQSSEPPSITSEAAIMIDAETGDVLFAKNAHASMYPASLTKIATAIYAIENGDLDSIATVSKKARNIEGTRVYLAKDEKVTLKKLIQGLLINSGNDAGVAIAEHLSGSVASFAKDLNII; from the coding sequence ATGAAAAAGTTGTTCATCCTAATAATTAGTATCCTCGTAAGTTCGCTTCCTATGGTAACCGCGCAAGCAGCACAAAGTAGTGAGCCTCCGTCCATAACAAGTGAGGCAGCTATTATGATTGATGCAGAGACCGGTGATGTTCTGTTTGCCAAAAATGCGCATGCATCGATGTATCCTGCCAGTCTGACCAAAATTGCTACCGCTATTTATGCTATTGAAAACGGAGATTTGGATAGTATTGCAACAGTTAGTAAAAAGGCTCGGAATATAGAAGGAACAAGAGTGTATCTTGCTAAGGATGAAAAAGTTACATTAAAAAAGCTTATTCAGGGGCTCTTAATCAATTCCGGTAATGATGCGGGTGTTGCGATAGCTGAGCATCTAAGTGGCAGTGTTGCCAGTTTCGCTAAAGATTTGAATATTATTTAG